The genomic stretch AAAACTTCTATTTCTCCTGTTGGAATATTAGGATTTTTATTTGATCTTTCCTTTACTTCACCTATTACCTTAATGACAGATTCTGACTTTAATTTTTGTACTTCTTCTAAAAGTTTTTCAGATAAAAGCTCATTATTAAAAACTATTTGAGTTTTTCCTTCTCTGTCTCTTAAATCAATAAAAGTAAGACTTGTACTTACATTTCTTTTAGTATCTACCCAACCAGATAGAGTTACAACTTCTCCAATATTTTTTGATCTTAGTTCCCCTAAATTATGTGTTCTATATACCATTTTTAAAAAACACTCCCTCTATTTAATATAATTTATAATCTCTTCAATTTTTACTTCTTTTTGCTCTCTTGTAGAAAAATCTTTTAATAAAACTATTCCTTTATTAAGTTCATCTTCTCCAAGGATAACACAATATCTTGTTTCTAATTTATCAGCCTTTTTCATATGAGCTTTCATTCCTTTAGAAGAATAATCTACATAAACTTTTATATCATTTTTTCTTAAATCTTCTGCAATCTTCATAGCAGTTTCAACTGTAGAGTCTCCAAGCCAAGCAATGTAGACCTCTGGAATATCTTTAGGATATTCATCAACAAGCATCATAACTCTTTCAACTCCAGCAGCAAAACCAAAAGCAGGAATATCTTTATCTCCTAATTCTTTTAAAAGATTATCATATCTTCCACCACCTAAAACTGTTCCTTGTGAACCAAGCTTATTAGTTACAATTTCAAAAACTGTACTTGAATAATAATCAAGTCCTCTAACAAGAGTTGGATCTTCTGTAAATTTTACTCCAAAAATTGTTAGATATTTTTTAACTTCTTCATAGTGTTTTCTTTCATCTTCAAAAAGATAATCTATTATACTTGGAGCAGATTTATAGAAATCTTTATCTCCATCAACTTTACAATCTAAAAGTCTTAAAGGGTTTCTATTAATTCTGTCTTTACAATCTTCACACATATCATCTAAGTGAGATTTAAAGTGTTCTACTAATTTTTCTCTGTAAATAGTACGAGAACCCTTAGAGCCTACTGAATTTATTTTCACTTCTAAATCAGTAATACCTAATTTTGCAAGCCAATTATATCCCATAGCAATAACTTCAGCATCAAGTATAGGAGATTTTTCACCAAAAACTTCTACTCCTATTTGGTTAAATTCTCTTTGTCTACCAGCTTGTGGTCTTTCGTATCTAAACATTGAGCCATTGTAGTAGAATCTACTAATATCTTCTTTGGCATAAATTGAATTTTCAAGATAACATCTAACCATTGAAGCTGTATTTTCAGGTCTTAGAGTTATTGATCTGTCTCCTTTATCTTTAAAAGTGTACATTTCTTTTTCAACAACATCTGTTGCTTCACCTATACCTCTTTTAAATAATTCAGTTTCTTCAAAAATTGGAGTTTTAGCAAACTTATAACCATAATTTTCAAACATCTTCTGAGTTACATTTGAAATATAAATATATTTTACTGCATCTTCACCAATAATATCTTTTGTTCCTTTTGGTTTTCTTATTAATTCCATAATTCTCCCTCCTATTCATCCCATAATTTACTTAATTTTTCAGCTATCAATTTTTCATTTTTATTATTACCAGGTTTATAATACTTTTTCTTTTTATTCATATATTTTTGTTTAACAAAATTATCAGTGTAGTTATGAGGATACTTATATCCTACATTATCATGACAAATATTCATTGGAACTTCTTGTAATTCACCTTTTTTTATATCAGCCAATGCTCCATCTATTGCTTCATAAACAGAATTTGACTTAGAAGAAATTGCAAGATATACAGTGGCATGAGCCAGTATTATTCTAACTTCTGGCATACCTATTCTTTCACAAGCATTCATAGTTGCATTTGCAATTAAAAGTGCTTCTGGATTTGCCATTCCTATATCTTCACTTGCCTCGATAAATAATCTTCTTGCCATATATTTGGGATCTTCTCCACCATCTAAAAGTCTAGCAAGCCAGTATATAGCTGCATCAGGGTCACTTCCCCTAATAGACTTTATAAAAGCTGAAATCATATCATATTTATCTTGCTTTTTATCAAAAGAAACTTGCCTTTCTTTAAAAATAGAAAAAATTTCATCTTCACTCATTTGAGAATATATATTGTTGTACATCTCAACATAATTTAAGGCTATTCTTGAATCTCCTTGTGATATATCAATAATTATTTCTTTTACTTTATCACTCATACTAATATTCAAAAAATTTAAGCCTTTATCTATCAATTTTGAAATATCATCATTAGTAAGAGCTTTAAATTCAAAAACCATAACTCTTGAAAGTAAGGCATTATTTATATTGTAATAAGGATTTTCAGTTGTTGCCCCTATAAGAGTAAGCGTTCCATCTTCTGTATAAGAAAGCAAGGCATCTTGTTGATTTTTATTGAATCTATGAATTTCATCTAAAAATAGTATAGTCCTTTTATTGTAGAGTTCTATATTTCTTTTAGCTGTTTCAACCACATTTCTTATATCTGAAACACTTGCAGTAGTAGCATTTAATTTTTCAAAATTACAATCTAAAGTATTAGAAATAATTTCTCCTAAACTACTTTTTCCACAACCAGGAGGTCCATAAAAAATGGAATTTGATAGAGTAGAATTTAAAATAAGTCTTGTAATTACTCCATCTTTTCCTAAAAGTTTTTCTTGACCTACAAAATCTTCTAAACTTTTGGGTCGTAATTTATATGCAAGAGGTTCAACATTTTTATAATTTTTTTGAAATAAATTCATAATAGTCCCTCAAATCTTTTATTTTGTATTTTACCATAATTTCTAAAATAATTAAATATGTTGATGTAAAGAAAAAAATATTATAAGATAATAAATAAAAATAATTTTTAGGAGTAAAAAACTATGGATATATTAGAAAAAATATTAAATAATAGTGAACTAGCAGAAAAAATAAGAATTAAATGTGATATTGAGTTATATCCTCAATTACAAAAACAAGATGATATGGATGGACAAATTACTTGGAATATTTATGGTAAAGCTTTTGGAGTTGATGGAAGTGGAGGAGAGTTTGTTTTACTTTCTGATGGAACAATAGGTTTTAATAGTTCAGAAGGAGAAACAGGTCGTATTGCAGAAAATATCAAAGAACTATTTTCTTTATTAGTGAACTGTCCTTGTTTTTTTGATTTTCTAATGATAGATCTTTATAAGGATAAAATATTACTAAAAAAATATGCTGATAAAATTGAAAAGGAATATAGAGAAGAATTTAGTGATATAACTGACTATGATTGGGATAAATTAAAAAGAGAAATAGCTAGTGAATTAGATTTACCAGTAGATGATAATATAGCTGAAAATACATTGGTGAAATTTTATGAAGTTGCTACAAGAGAACCACAATATCAAAGTACATACCATGAAGATGATGGAAGTCTAACTCTTTCAGAACCACTTATTTCAAGACCTATGGGAGATTGGATTAGAGAAAATTTAAAATAAAAGGAAGTGAAAAATTTGAAACAAAATTTTAATGAAATCAAACAAAACTGGAATTTTTATATGTGTAGAGTAGAGGATAAGCCTGCTTCTATACGTCTTAACTTAGCTTTATCTAATATTGCACCTGTTGAAGATTACAAACATAGACTTAGTATTTTTATAAAAATGAATAATCCTACTGAAGATGGTCTTTCATCTAATGAGGAGTATCCAATACTATGTGATATTGAAGATGAAGTTATAGATAGATTAGAAACTTTAGAAGATATATTTGCTGGAACTGTGAAAACACAAGGAAGATTAGAACTTTATGTTTTTACTAAAAATCCTGAAAAAAGTGAAGAACTTTGTAAAGAAGCTTTTAAAAAATTTCCAAATTATCAATGGAAATCTTATATAGATGAAGATAAGGAATGGGATTTTTACTTTAATTTCCTTTACCCTGATACATATTCTTACCAAGCTATAATGAATAGATCTGTTATAGAAAATTTAACAGAGCAAGGAGATAATTTAGAAAAAGAACGTGAAATAGATCATTGGCTTTATTTTTCTTCAGAAGAAAATATAAATATTGCTATTAAAAAAGTTGAAGAATTAGGTTATAAAATTCTTTCAAGTAAAAAATTAGATGATGAAAAGAATTATCCTTATCAACTTAATATTTCTAGAATGGATAATGCTATATATAATCATGTAAATCAAATTGTATGGGAACTTATAGAAATTGCTGAACCTTTAAATGGATATTATGATGGTTGGGGTTGTAATATCACAAAATAATTATAATAAAGAAAAAGAAACTATCAATGTGATAGTTTCTTTTTTAATATAAATTATTTTAAGTTTTCTTTAACCATAGAAACTAATTTTGCAGCAGTTAGTTCATATTTCTCTAACATTTCTGCACCTTTTCCACTTTGTCCAAATTTATCATAGACACCTAATTTTTTAACTAATGTAGGATGAGTTTCTGATAAAAATTCAGAAACAGCAGAACCTAATCCACCTATAACTGAATGTTCTTCAGCAGTTATTATAAATTTAGTTTCTTGTGCAGCCTTTAAAATTGTTTCTCCATCTAATGGTTTAATAGTTCCACAATTTATAACTCTAACAGAAATATTTTCTTTTGCTAATTCTTCAGCAGCTTTTAATGCTTCTTGTGTTAAAAGTCCTGTTGAAACTATTGTAACATCATTACCTTCTTTTAAAGTGTTAGCTA from Fusobacterium hwasookii encodes the following:
- a CDS encoding DUF695 domain-containing protein — encoded protein: MKQNFNEIKQNWNFYMCRVEDKPASIRLNLALSNIAPVEDYKHRLSIFIKMNNPTEDGLSSNEEYPILCDIEDEVIDRLETLEDIFAGTVKTQGRLELYVFTKNPEKSEELCKEAFKKFPNYQWKSYIDEDKEWDFYFNFLYPDTYSYQAIMNRSVIENLTEQGDNLEKEREIDHWLYFSSEENINIAIKKVEELGYKILSSKKLDDEKNYPYQLNISRMDNAIYNHVNQIVWELIEIAEPLNGYYDGWGCNITK
- a CDS encoding replication-associated recombination protein A is translated as MNLFQKNYKNVEPLAYKLRPKSLEDFVGQEKLLGKDGVITRLILNSTLSNSIFYGPPGCGKSSLGEIISNTLDCNFEKLNATTASVSDIRNVVETAKRNIELYNKRTILFLDEIHRFNKNQQDALLSYTEDGTLTLIGATTENPYYNINNALLSRVMVFEFKALTNDDISKLIDKGLNFLNISMSDKVKEIIIDISQGDSRIALNYVEMYNNIYSQMSEDEIFSIFKERQVSFDKKQDKYDMISAFIKSIRGSDPDAAIYWLARLLDGGEDPKYMARRLFIEASEDIGMANPEALLIANATMNACERIGMPEVRIILAHATVYLAISSKSNSVYEAIDGALADIKKGELQEVPMNICHDNVGYKYPHNYTDNFVKQKYMNKKKKYYKPGNNKNEKLIAEKLSKLWDE
- the hisS gene encoding histidine--tRNA ligase, producing the protein MELIRKPKGTKDIIGEDAVKYIYISNVTQKMFENYGYKFAKTPIFEETELFKRGIGEATDVVEKEMYTFKDKGDRSITLRPENTASMVRCYLENSIYAKEDISRFYYNGSMFRYERPQAGRQREFNQIGVEVFGEKSPILDAEVIAMGYNWLAKLGITDLEVKINSVGSKGSRTIYREKLVEHFKSHLDDMCEDCKDRINRNPLRLLDCKVDGDKDFYKSAPSIIDYLFEDERKHYEEVKKYLTIFGVKFTEDPTLVRGLDYYSSTVFEIVTNKLGSQGTVLGGGRYDNLLKELGDKDIPAFGFAAGVERVMMLVDEYPKDIPEVYIAWLGDSTVETAMKIAEDLRKNDIKVYVDYSSKGMKAHMKKADKLETRYCVILGEDELNKGIVLLKDFSTREQKEVKIEEIINYIK